In Desulfovibrio sp. TomC, the sequence TCGGCGTGCGCTTAACCGACATCATAAGCCCCATCGAGCGGGTGAAACAGCTTGCCTGATCCGACTGGCGGGTCGTTTACCGCCACCGAGTACGGCCTGACCGGCGTGGCCCTCAAGATGGGGCTGACGCTGCTGATCATTTTGGCCTTTATTTTCGCTGCCTTCTGGCTGCTCAAACGCTACGGGCAAAAATTCGGCATTGGCCCGAAAGGCCGGGGCGGCAAGCTGCGCCTGCTCGACCACCTGCCGGTCGGACCGCGAAAGAGCATTGTGGTGGTTCGTTTCTTGAATAAAGATCTGGTGCTTGGAATCACCGAGCAATCCATTACGTTTCTGACCGAGACCGAGGTTGACGATGCTGCCGCAACCGATTTCGCCGACACCCTGGCCGCCAGAACCCAGGACCGGGATGCGCCGTAGCCGGGCCGGCTGGCTCGGGGGGCTGACCGCGCTGGCCCTTCTCCTCGTGCCGGCCCTGGTCCTGGCCCAGGATGCGCCGCAACTGACCCTGTCGCTGGCGGCCGGCCAGAATCAGCCCGAACACATTTCCACGCTGCTTGAAATCCTCTTCGCCCTGACCATCCTGTCGCTGGCCCCGTCGTTTATCCTGACGGTGACCTCGTTTACCCGGATCATCGTGGTGTTTTCGTTTCTGCGGCAGGCCATGGGCGTGCAGCAGGTGCCGCCGACCCAGATTCTGGCCAGTCTGGCCATCTTCATGACAGCCGTCATCATGTACCCGACCGGCAAGCAGATCAACGACAATGCCCTGCAACCCTATCTGGCCGAGCAGATCGGCTTTACCGAGGCCTTGCAGAAAGCCGAAATCCCCATGCGGGAGTTTTTGTTCAAGCACACCCGGGAAAAAGACCTGTCGGTCTTTTACACCATCACCAAGATGGAACGGCCCAAGGACAAAACCGAGGTCCCGACCACCATGCTGGCGGCCGGCTTCATGATCAGCGAACTCAAGACCGCGTTTACCATCGGCTTTCTCATCTACATCCCGTTTCTCATCCTCGACATGGTCATTTCCAGCATCCTGCTGGCCATGGGCATGATGATGCTGCCGCCGGCCACCATTGCCATGCCGTTTAAGCTGTTGTTGTTCGTTCTCGTGGATGGTTGGGGGCTGATCGTCGCCTCGTTGGTCAACTCGTTTTCAACCTGAGGAGGGGCTGGCCCATGACGACTGATATGGTTGTGGCCCTGGCGCGGCAAGCCATTGAACTGGCGCTCTTTCTGGCTATGCCCATGCTGGCGGTTAGCCTTGTGGTGGGCGTGTTCGTGTCGGTCTTGCAGGCGGCCACCCAGATTCAGGAAATGACCCTGACCTTTGTGCCCAAGATCCTGTCCATGTTCATTGCCCTGCTCATCGCCTTCCCCTGGATGATGGACAAGATGCTCAATTTCACCCGGGAGCTGTTCATGAACATCCCGATGTACCTGCGCTAACCCCTTCACAACTTCCCCATTGCAGGGGTCCGGGGGGATCATCCCCCCGGCCGCCGGAGGCATCTTTTGCCTTCACTTCTCCCCCTCTCGCGCCCTATTCGTTGTCGAAATACGCTGGCCGCGCCCGGGCAAAGGCCAAGGCGGCCTCGAAGGCCTCTGGCGTGTGCGGCTCGAAGGTGGCGGTGGGGGTCAGGTCGCGGGCGGCCAGACCGGCGAGGATGGCGTCAAAGGGAATCTCCCCCTGGCCGGGTCCCAGATGCTGGTCGAAAGTGCCGTCGTTGTCGTGGAGATGCAGGTGGAGCAGACAGGGGGCCAGGGCGTCGAGCCAGGCGTCGAGATTGCCGCGCGCCTTGCCCTCGGCAAAGCTGTACCAATGGCCCACGTCGAAGCAGGCCCCGACGCGCAAAGCGGCCTCTGGGGACAGTTTGCGGCGCAGGATGGCCACGGCCTCGGCCAGGGTGGCCGGGTCGGTCTCGAAGGTGTTTTCCAGGCACAGCGGCGCATGGTCGGGCCAGACCGAAAGCGCCTTGACCCAGGTATCGGCGGCACGCTCGGCCCAGTCGGCAAAGGAGCGGATGTAGAGGAAGCGGTTGTAGGCGGCGTGGCCGACCAGACGCCTGGGGGCGTACAGGGCGGCGATATCCAGGGCGCTGCGCAGCCGGTCGCAGCTGGCGGCCCGGATGCGGGCGTCGGCGCTGCCGGGCTGCAGATCGAAAAAGGGCAGGTGCACGGTGGCGGCCACGCCGGCATCGGCCAAACGCCGGGCGATCTCCCGGTGCCAGTCGGCGGTGGTGGCGTCCAGGAGCAGCGGATCGAGGCCGATTTCCACCGGCAGTCCGGTGGGGAGATGGCGGTCAAACAGCTCGGGATGGGCCTTGGCCACCCGGAGATTCAAATTGACGAAATAGCGGGGCATGGCGGGCCGGCTAGTCCTTTTGCAGCGGATAGACCTGGGCGAAGACCGGCTTGCCGGCCGAATCGACGATAATAAGGCGCAGGCCGTACATGTCGCGGGGTTCGGCCTTGGCCGGCAGGGACAGGCTGGTTGCGATCTGCTTGAAGCGCTGGATCTGGAAGGACAGCTCGTCCTTGTCGGCCCGAAGCGGCCAGACCGTGCCG encodes:
- the fliO gene encoding flagellar biosynthetic protein FliO, whose translation is MPDPTGGSFTATEYGLTGVALKMGLTLLIILAFIFAAFWLLKRYGQKFGIGPKGRGGKLRLLDHLPVGPRKSIVVVRFLNKDLVLGITEQSITFLTETEVDDAAATDFADTLAARTQDRDAP
- the fliP gene encoding flagellar type III secretion system pore protein FliP (The bacterial flagellar biogenesis protein FliP forms a type III secretion system (T3SS)-type pore required for flagellar assembly.): MRRSRAGWLGGLTALALLLVPALVLAQDAPQLTLSLAAGQNQPEHISTLLEILFALTILSLAPSFILTVTSFTRIIVVFSFLRQAMGVQQVPPTQILASLAIFMTAVIMYPTGKQINDNALQPYLAEQIGFTEALQKAEIPMREFLFKHTREKDLSVFYTITKMERPKDKTEVPTTMLAAGFMISELKTAFTIGFLIYIPFLILDMVISSILLAMGMMMLPPATIAMPFKLLLFVLVDGWGLIVASLVNSFST
- the fliQ gene encoding flagellar biosynthesis protein FliQ, whose protein sequence is MTTDMVVALARQAIELALFLAMPMLAVSLVVGVFVSVLQAATQIQEMTLTFVPKILSMFIALLIAFPWMMDKMLNFTRELFMNIPMYLR
- a CDS encoding sugar phosphate isomerase/epimerase family protein, with protein sequence MPRYFVNLNLRVAKAHPELFDRHLPTGLPVEIGLDPLLLDATTADWHREIARRLADAGVAATVHLPFFDLQPGSADARIRAASCDRLRSALDIAALYAPRRLVGHAAYNRFLYIRSFADWAERAADTWVKALSVWPDHAPLCLENTFETDPATLAEAVAILRRKLSPEAALRVGACFDVGHWYSFAEGKARGNLDAWLDALAPCLLHLHLHDNDGTFDQHLGPGQGEIPFDAILAGLAARDLTPTATFEPHTPEAFEAALAFARARPAYFDNE